The stretch of DNA GTCTCGTGGAGGTCGTCCACCCGGACCGGCCTCTTCTCGAGGACGACCCAGCTTAAGAGCCCGTCCGGAGCGGTGGACACGGCGGCGCCCGACGGCCCGCTCCGCGCCCAGCGGTGGGCGACGTGGATCTCGCCGGTGTCCGGATCGACGAGGGCGACGGCGAGCGCATCGAGGTCGAGGATCTTGGGACACTCGCGCTCCACCACCGAGAACACCCGCGCGGGATCGAGCGACGACAGCATCTCGCGCCCGATGGCGTGCAGCGTCGCCAGCTCGGTCAATCGCGCGGCGAGGACGTCGTTGGTGCCCCTGAGGTCCGCGAGCGCGCGATCCAAGGCCTTCATCGCGATCTCGCCGAAGAGGACGACGGAGGCTAGCGAGAGCGCCAGCGGGAACGCACGCTCGGGAAGGAGCGCGGCGAGGCACCAGGCCAGCGGCACGTCGACGGTCTCGAGGAGGACCCGCCGGAGCGAGCGCTCGACCCCGCCTTGCCCGATGCTCCCGCGGAGGAGCGCCGCGACGAGAAAGGCGGCGAGCTGCGCCAGGGCGAACAGAGCGAGGAGGTAGGCCAGCGCCGCGACGGAGGACGGCGCGGCTTGCCGGGCGTCGCCCGGGAGCGCGAGCACCGCGAGGGCCATCCCCGCGGAGACGGCCGCGGCCGAGCGGAGTCCCCGCCGCGACGGGCCCGCGACACCGCCTCCCGCTCCGCCGCCGAGAGCCGCGAACAGCACGACGAGCGCGCACGGAGCGGGGAGCACGTCGAACGCGGCGAGAACGAACGACAGCGCGAGGCGGACGGGCCGCCCGTTGCCGTCGAGGGACGCGATGCGCGCGGCGAGCGCCGCGACCATCGCGAGCGCGAGGGTCAGAGGGAGCGCTTCCGCGAGGGCGCCGGCCGTCGTGGGACGCGCGATCGCGACGGAGCCCGCCGAGGCGAGGACGAGCAGCCAGGGCGAGAATCGATCGTAGAGGTCCCTTCTCAAGAGCATATCGTTTTCATTCCAGAATGCGTGCGCCCTTCCGGGTGCTTCGCACACAAACGTACGTCGGCCCCACGTAGAAGCAAGCTCATCTCCTGCATGCCCAGGGCTCGCCGTGCCGCGCGTTCCTTGACAGGTCTCGGCCGCACTCGGATAATCGTCTTTCGTCGAATTCGTTGAATCCCCGGAGGATGGATTGAGCACCGAGCCCCGCCGCACCGGACGTCGGAGGGGATTCCCGCCGGCGAGGCGTCGCGGACGGCTAAGGGTGGCGGCGTGGGCGCTGGCCGTCGGGGCCGCCATGTCCGCGGGTGTGCGAGCCCAGGAGTCGCCGGCTCCCGCGGGGGAGAATCCCATCGCCCCCGCGACCGTCCCCTTCTTCCTCAAGGGCGTGGATCTTTCGCTCCCGGCGCAGGAAGCGTTCCGCGGCTGGCCGCCGGAAGAAGTGGTCGACGGGCACCTCTACTGGCTCCCCTGGATCGGCCCGACGTTCCAGAAGGCGGCGATGTTCGATCGTCCCGTGCTCCTGGTGCTCCACGCTCCGTGGAGCCGTCCGTCCCAGCGGCTGTTCACGGAGACGCTGAAGGACCCGGAGGTCGTCCGCGCGATCAACGAGGGGTACGTCCTGATCGTCGTGGACGCCGATCGGAGGCCGGACATCCAGCAGCGGTACCAGACCGGCACGTGGCCCGTGATCGCGTTCCTGCTCCCCGATGGGAAGCCCATGATCAGCAAGGCCAATCCGCGCGGCGTCGCGGCCCCGATCACCGCCGGCCTCGTGGATCCCCCGACCATGAAATTCCTGCTCCGGGAGGCGCGCACGTACTACCTCCGCGATGCGCAGCCCCTCAAGGACAAAGGGGCCAGGTGGGTGGAGCTCGAGGGGCAGAACAAGCCGAAGACCGGGTCCGTCGGGCTCGAGGCGTCGAGCGCGCTCGAGCGGTGGCTCGTCGGGAGCGCGGACCGCACGGATGGAGGTTTCGGCGGGGGAGCGAGATTCCTCGTGCCGGGCCTGACGGAGTACGCTGCGATCCTGGCCGCGCGAGGCGAGGCCGGCCTCGAGGAGCCGGCGAGCCTCATGCTGACGAAGCTCCTGGCGAGCCCGCTGTACGACCGTCGCGACGGTGGGGTTCATCGGCTCGCCATGACCCCGGCGTGGGGGGGCGTCCAGTTCGAGAAGATGCTGGAGACGAACGCCCAGCTCCTCCGCGAGCTTACGCTTCTTGACCGGAGGACCGATTCGGAGGACCTGCGCGCCGCCCTCCGCGCCACCGCGCGCTTCCTGACGACGGTCCTCGCTCGACCGGGCGGAGGGTATTACCTCGCGCAGATGGCGGACCCGCGCTCGAAGGACGGTGGGGCTTACTGGGACGCGAAGGACGACGGGAAGAAGCCGCCTCCCCTGGACCGGCTGGTGATCTCGGGGACGAACGCCCTCGCGGGTGCGGCCCTCCTCCGGACCGGAACGCTTCTCGGGGACGCGGCGCTGGAGAAGGCGGGTCGGGACGCGGTGGACTTCGTGCTGTCCCGGGGGTTCGAGAAGGGGCGCGGGGTCAGCCACGTCCTCGAGCCGAGTCCGGACGGCAGACGCGATCTCGCGGATCAGGCGGAGACCGCGTTCGGCCTGGCCGACGCCTTCGAGACGACGGGGGAGCGCCGATACCTGGACGCGGTGCGGGACATCGTCCAGTTCTGCATGCGGAACATGCTGTCCCCCGGCGAAACCGCCCTCAGGGACATGGTCCCGGAAGCCCGCCCGCAGGGGATCCTGGGAAACGCGCGGTGGCCTCTCCGCGAGAACGTCCTGCTCGCCCGGGTGCTTCTCCGCCTCGCCGCGCTGGGAGAAGGGGACGA from Terriglobia bacterium encodes:
- a CDS encoding DUF255 domain-containing protein, translated to MSTEPRRTGRRRGFPPARRRGRLRVAAWALAVGAAMSAGVRAQESPAPAGENPIAPATVPFFLKGVDLSLPAQEAFRGWPPEEVVDGHLYWLPWIGPTFQKAAMFDRPVLLVLHAPWSRPSQRLFTETLKDPEVVRAINEGYVLIVVDADRRPDIQQRYQTGTWPVIAFLLPDGKPMISKANPRGVAAPITAGLVDPPTMKFLLREARTYYLRDAQPLKDKGARWVELEGQNKPKTGSVGLEASSALERWLVGSADRTDGGFGGGARFLVPGLTEYAAILAARGEAGLEEPASLMLTKLLASPLYDRRDGGVHRLAMTPAWGGVQFEKMLETNAQLLRELTLLDRRTDSEDLRAALRATARFLTTVLARPGGGYYLAQMADPRSKDGGAYWDAKDDGKKPPPLDRLVISGTNALAGAALLRTGTLLGDAALEKAGRDAVDFVLSRGFEKGRGVSHVLEPSPDGRRDLADQAETAFGLADAFETTGERRYLDAVRDIVQFCMRNMLSPGETALRDMVPEARPQGILGNARWPLRENVLLARVLLRLAALGEGDDYREQAASILATFGGDLVPFGVQATSAALAIEESVRPPVTIRIDGRPDGRDTLALRRAANGLPNLWCVVATGNVGAAKASATVSFKGETRKAGSADELARCVREMTGGAPEGGR
- a CDS encoding sensor domain-containing diguanylate cyclase; this translates as MRRDLYDRFSPWLLVLASAGSVAIARPTTAGALAEALPLTLALAMVAALAARIASLDGNGRPVRLALSFVLAAFDVLPAPCALVVLFAALGGGAGGGVAGPSRRGLRSAAAVSAGMALAVLALPGDARQAAPSSVAALAYLLALFALAQLAAFLVAALLRGSIGQGGVERSLRRVLLETVDVPLAWCLAALLPERAFPLALSLASVVLFGEIAMKALDRALADLRGTNDVLAARLTELATLHAIGREMLSSLDPARVFSVVERECPKILDLDALAVALVDPDTGEIHVAHRWARSGPSGAAVSTAPDGLLSWVVLEKRPVRVDDLHETPGSLPFRTDGIPPEARSALAVPLVVEERVVGVLSVRSSRAGAYDEHQLSVLTTIAQQAAVAIENARHYEMATVDSLTRLFLRDYFHRRLEEEHNRARRYGGCFAVLMLDLDGFKEINDRHGHLHGDRYLRAIGLTIRSRLRAADLACRYGGDEFCLLLPETDLDGASTIAERLRKAVSRLVVEADGATLRTTASIGVAAFPQHDSGDLRGLLLRADQALYQAKRAGRDRVVPFAA